A single window of Rhipicephalus microplus isolate Deutch F79 chromosome 5, USDA_Rmic, whole genome shotgun sequence DNA harbors:
- the LOC119174378 gene encoding testicular acid phosphatase homolog: protein MTRVLALFLPKGNRRVISYTERRLGSEAIMSTSISSAPKQPLGPPENLRYVFVISRHGQRTPIMRCQNLPKNEPVDYGQLTAAGREQTFKLGQFLRHRYEAFLRDCDSPGQVLATHVSLDRCRDSMRETVRGLGVPGVPISTDPARYDVPFQASVNANMGKALKGPGRGKFETLGDLVYFVAEKTGAPWRNNADKFLVMDSFVTYVLNGNPVPDWAMPMWEDLLWADRTVFAQLLVGYERPFAASVLGRVLDTLAEKFEKRVESPDRMHIFSMSDTSLFSVLKLLNESHDVRPCFCASIMIEVYKDGQEVRVRVLYRTQDEPCLVPMNKLGNPCELSKFLEFLRVIISTS from the coding sequence ATGACACGCGTTCTTGCTTTGTTCCTTCCGAAAGGAAACAGGAGAGTCATTTCATATACTGAAAGACGCTTGGGAAGCGAAGCCATCATGTCGACTTCGATCTCCTCCGCTCCGAAGCAGCCGCTCGGCCCGCCCGAGAACCTGCGCTACGTGTTCGTGATCAGCCGACACGGCCAGCGAACTCCCATCATGCGCTGCCAGAACCTGCCCAAGAACGAACCTGTTGACTACGGCCAACTCACCGCGGCGGGTCGAGAACAGACCTTCAAGCTGGGCCAGTTCCTGCGGCACCGCTACGAGGCGTTTCTGCGGGACTGTGACTCGCCCGGCCAAGTACTGGCCACCCACGTATCTCTCGACCGATGCCGGGACAGCATGCGAGAGACGGTGCGCGGTCTGGGAGTTCCCGGGGTCCCGATCAGCACCGACCCGGCGCGGTACGACGTGCCCTTTCAAGCCAGTGTCAACGCCAACATGGGCAAGGCACTCAAGGGACCCGGTCGAGGCAAGTTCGAGACGCTGGGAGACCTGGTCTACTTCGTCGCTGAGAAGACGGGAGCGCCGTGGCGGAACAACGCCGACAAGTTCCTCGTTATGGACAGCTTCGTGACTTACGTGCTCAACGGTAACCCCGTTCCGGACTGGGCCATGCCCATGTGGGAGGACTTGCTGTGGGCCGACCGGACGGTTTTCGCGCAGTTACTCGTGGGTTACGAGAGACCGTTCGCGGCCTCCGTTCTGGGACGCGTGCTGGACACCCTCGCGGAGAAGTTCGAGAAACGCGTCGAAAGTCCCGACAGGATGCACATCTTCTCCATGTCCGACACGAGCCTGTTTTCGGTGCTCAAGCTCCTGAACGAGTCGCACGATGTCCGACCGTGCTTCTGTGCCAGCATCATGATTGAGGTGTACAAGGATGGTCAAGAGGTACGCGTCCGAGTGTTGTACCGCACCCAGGATGAACCTTGTCTAGTCCCCATGAACAAGTTAGGTAACCCGTGTGAATTGAGCAAATTTCTAGAATTCTTGCGCGTCATTATAAGCACGTCTTAA